One Bacteroidia bacterium genomic window, TACTCCCAACTCACTTAAAATACGCATAAACTTTTGTTGAATTAAACTAAAACCTTCTCTTACTACGTCAGACAAAGTTTGGTCATTCTGCACAACTGCAAGCATTCTATCAAAATCATCTACAACAGGTAAAAAAGCCCGTATCGTGCGCTCTCCTGCGTTTTTTATTAACTCTAAACGCTCTCGCTGTGTCCGTTTTTGGTAGTTATCGTATTCTGCTGCTAAACGCAAAAATCTATCTTGTAGAGCAGCTAACTCTTCCGCTAAATTAGGTTCTGACAAATTGTCTTTCTCTTGGGCTGACAAATCCGCCCTAGAACTGTCATCTTGTCTTACTTCCTCGGTTGCTTTGTCCTCTTGCTCAACAGAATTCTGACTTTCAATAAATTGATTATTCAACTCATTTTGAACCTGCTCAACGCTCTCGGTATTGTTATTCATTTCTTTCTCTTTTTCCATTTCTTTTTCCATAGCTTTTCAAAAATTTGAGTATTGTTTTCTCGGCTGCTTATTTTTTGCAAAGGTAATGCAAAATTGAAATAGTTTGTATATTTACAATATGTTTATCCAAAAAACACGGTTATGTTTAGTACTGCTCCTTACAGCTCTTTTATACTCCTGCAATAAAAAAATGGCACCCCTAAGACAAGAAGTCATACAAAACATTAAGGGC contains:
- a CDS encoding nucleotide exchange factor GrpE — its product is MEKEMEKEKEMNNNTESVEQVQNELNNQFIESQNSVEQEDKATEEVRQDDSSRADLSAQEKDNLSEPNLAEELAALQDRFLRLAAEYDNYQKRTQRERLELIKNAGERTIRAFLPVVDDFDRMLAVVQNDQTLSDVVREGFSLIQQKFMRILSELGVKAIEAVGQKFDSNFHEAVGELPAQDESQKGTVLAEVEKGYFLNDKVLRYSKVLIGK